The Thermothelomyces thermophilus ATCC 42464 chromosome 7, complete sequence genome window below encodes:
- a CDS encoding glycoside hydrolase family 61 protein, whose protein sequence is MLTTTFALLTAALGVSAHYTLPRVGTGSDWQHVRRADNWQNNGFVGDVNSEQIRCFQATPAGAQDVYTVQAGSTVTYHANPSIYHPGPMQFYLARVPDGQDVKSWTGEGAVWFKVYEEQPQFGAQLTWPSNGKSSFEVPIPSCIRAGNYLLRAEHIALHVAQSQGGAQFYISCAQLQVTGGGSTEPSQKVSFPGAYKSTDPGILININYPVPTSYQNPGPAVFRC, encoded by the exons ATGCTGACAACAACCTTCGCCCTCCTGACGGCCGCTCTCGGCGTCAGCGCCCATTATACCCTCCCCAGGGTCGGGACCGGTTCCGACTGGCAGCACGTGCGGCGGGCTGACAACTGGCAAAACAACGGCTTCGTCGGCGACGTCAACTCGGAGCAGATCAGGTGCTTCCAGGCGACCCCTGCCGGCGCCCAAGACGTCTACACTGTTCAGGCGGGATCGACCGTGACCTACCACGCCAACCCCAGTATCTACCACCCCGGCCCCATGCAGTTCTACCTGGCCCGCGTTCCGGACGGACAGGACGTCAAGTCGTGGACCGGCGAGGGTGCCGTGTGGTTCAAGGTGTACGAGGAGCAGCCTCAATTTGGCGCCCAGCTGACCTGGCCTAGCAACG GCAAGAGCTCGTTCGAGGTTCCTATCCCCAGCTGCATTCGGGCGGGCAACTACCTCCTCCGCGCTGAGCACATCGCCCTGCACGTTGCCCAAAGCCAGGGCGGCGCCCAGTTCTACATCTCGTGCGCCCAGCTCCAGGTCACTGGTGGCGGCAGCACCGAGCCTTCTCAGAAGGTTTCCTTCCCGGGTGCCTACAAGTCCACCGACCCCGGCATTCTTATCAACATCAACTACCCCGTCCCTACCTCGTACCAGAATCCGGGTCCGGCTGTCTTCCGTTGCTAA
- a CDS encoding glycoside hydrolase family 61 protein (CAZy_ID 267857) translates to MRLLASLLLAATAVQAHYTFPRLVVNGQPEESDWSATRMTKNAQSKQGVENPTSGDIRCYTSQTAANVVTVPAGSTIHYISTQQINHPGPTQYYLAKVPPGSSAKTFDGSGAVWFKISTTMPTVDSNKQMFWPGQNTYETSNTTIPANTPDGEYLLRVKQIALHMASQPNKVQFYLACTQIKITGGRNGTPSPLVALPGAYKSTDPGILVDIYSMKPESYQPPGPPVWRG, encoded by the exons ATGAGGCTTCTCGCAAGCTTGTTGCTCGCAGCTACGGCTGTTCAAGCTCACT ACACCTTCCCGAGACTAGTTGTTAACGGACAGCCCGAAGAGAGTGACTGGTCAGCCACGCGCATGACCAAGAATGCGCAGAGCAAGCAGGGCGTTGAGAACCCAACAAGCGGCGACATCCGCTGCTACACCTCGCAGACGGCGGCCAACGTCGTGACCGTGCCGGCCGGCTCGACCATTCACTACATCTCGACCCAGCAGATCAACCACCCCGGCCCGACTCAGTACTACCTGGCCAAGGTACCCCCCGGCTCGTCGGCCAAGACCTTTGACGGGTCCGGCGCCGTCTGGTTCAAGATCTCGACCACGATGCCTACCGTGGACAGCAACAAGCAGATGTTCTGGCCAGGGCAGA ACACTTATGAGACCTCAAACACCACCATTCCCGCCAACACCCCGGACGGCGAGTACCTCCTTCGCGTCAAGCAGATCGCCCTCCACATGGCGTCTCAGCCCAACAAGGTCCAGTTCTACCTCGCCTGCACCCAGATCAAGATCACCGGTGGTCGCAACGGCACCCCCAGCCCGCTGGTCGCGCTGCCCGGAGCCTACAAGAGCACCGACCCCGGCATCCTGGTCGACATCTACTCCATGAAGCCCGAATCGTACCAGCCTCCCGGGCCGCCCGTCTGGCGCGGCTAA